The Acidicapsa acidisoli genome window below encodes:
- a CDS encoding CRISPR-associated protein Cas5, with translation MPNVHGIEFNSSQSELVKDIVRELLKDGQCSVYAVPHMKPDGELRMASIPSEPGPRRQHGVFLRIRPGAKEATIVRPMNAKAGEQLTKLTKFSQAELLELIRTWRKQTMPA, from the coding sequence GTGCCGAATGTGCATGGTATTGAATTCAATTCAAGTCAGTCTGAGCTAGTAAAGGATATCGTCAGAGAACTGCTCAAGGACGGCCAATGCTCCGTCTACGCGGTTCCACACATGAAGCCAGATGGCGAATTACGCATGGCTTCGATTCCGTCCGAGCCAGGGCCCAGGCGGCAGCACGGCGTCTTTCTGCGCATTCGACCCGGAGCCAAGGAAGCGACAATCGTGCGTCCAATGAACGCAAAGGCCGGAGAGCAGTTAACGAAGCTCACGAAATTTTCGCAGGCCGAATTGTTAGAGCTAATTCGCACCTGGCGTAA
- a CDS encoding DNA-directed RNA polymerase subunit omega: MRSELVYRAGLKIENKFLLSTTVMQAVRKLHINSTRTEDTSNRVLVDVAEGRYAHGALPEIEPPPTIDTLVIVPSV; the protein is encoded by the coding sequence ATGCGATCTGAGCTGGTCTATCGTGCAGGACTCAAGATAGAGAATAAGTTTCTACTTTCTACCACTGTCATGCAGGCCGTCCGCAAGCTGCATATCAACTCAACGCGCACCGAAGATACCTCCAATCGTGTCCTGGTCGATGTGGCGGAAGGCCGCTATGCCCACGGTGCGCTGCCAGAGATCGAGCCTCCTCCAACCATCGATACATTGGTGATCGTGCCGTCGGTCTAA